TGGTATACGCTCCGAACCTTCGCAATGGACCGGCAATAAAGAGCAACAAAAAGAGATAACCACAGGCATAGCACACCGGATACCAGAGGGCATCGTAACCATTTTTCATCACCATGCCTGCCACGCCCATGAATGAAGCTGCAGAGAGATACTCTCCGGATATGGCGGAAGCATTCCAACCTACGGAAACCGACCGTCCAGCCACAAAGAAGTCACTGGCCGTCTTTGATTTCTTCGCAGACCAAAATCCCATGCCGACGGTTACCAGCACAGTTACGAGCGAAAAGATCAGAATCCAGGGATCGACCACCATGGCGAGCATAAGGTTCATAATCTGTGTTCCTGCACTTCCTCTTCCTGTTCGACCGGATACTTGAGTTTCGCCTTTTCAATCGCCGTAACTTCACTCTGCTCCAACGAAATGGAACGTTTGATGAACACCCAGGCGATTACCCACACGAATGGGAAGAACAAAATTCCGAGAATGAGCCAGGTCAGCGTGAAACCTGCCATGCGTGTTGCCATCAATTCCGGATAAAAGTAATTGAGCAATGGCAGTCCGAGCAGCGCCATCAGAAAGGCAGCTCCACAAGCAACTGAAAGTGTGAGTTGCCGCCGCATCAGCAGATGCAAAAACTCTTCACTATGTGGGTCAAGTCTCTTCGGCTTTTTCATGAATGGTAATTTTCTACCAAAAAGCCTTTCGAAGTCCAAGCATTAGCTTCGTAAAGCAGATGGCCATA
The sequence above is drawn from the Pedosphaera parvula Ellin514 genome and encodes:
- a CDS encoding DUF485 domain-containing protein, translating into MKKPKRLDPHSEEFLHLLMRRQLTLSVACGAAFLMALLGLPLLNYFYPELMATRMAGFTLTWLILGILFFPFVWVIAWVFIKRSISLEQSEVTAIEKAKLKYPVEQEEEVQEHRL